The Chryseobacterium geocarposphaerae genome window below encodes:
- a CDS encoding DUF4450 domain-containing protein — translation MRRKTIFAGLIVLSALSHSFAQSKHWQNKERELHYKEDKGDFLLVNGKYRFNRALYGDNRASRVEAGDLPEFALYLPGMGGNLQFIIQKGNSIKKLINADKIETRYRPGSMLYEIKDPILGKGSLKLTVLTQAKEEGLVVKMETVNIDSSTKIYAVYGGASGTTFSRNGDIGADPESGFYLLPEYCRINEYKIRKNQFQLNYPNKKKEIQTINGGFSNVNSLQLTDAKTLENLEKFTQNKNEESPIVYASYSSQSQPIYIQIAKGILSKNFSYEDLKNIFNEAEKSRLTLTNRIQLKTPDADLNNFGANLAVAADGIWESPTFLHGAVAWRMRLNAWRGAYTADALSWHDRAKEHFESYANSQVLKPDFAPVEMDTMRHLARHEEKMGTSVFSSGYISRNPNDNTKPHHYDMNLVFFDQLFSHFNYTGDKEFLKKKWPTLVRHMDWEKRNFKRGDLYDAYAAIWASDALQYSGGKVTHTSAYNYRANREMAKLAKIIGENPQPYEQEADAILKAMKNELWIKNKGYFSEYKDALGNQIVHDKPGVWSIYHVSDAFILNEFENYQNLQYINNHTPKIPITVKGAAHKDYYTLATTNWQPYDWSINNVALAENLQTALAYWQAGRNEDAYQLWKGNLVESMYYGISPGNFEQLSHYDAFRGELYRDFADPIGVASRTLTEGLFGVYPNLLENKISIKPGFPKDWNSAELKLPDWEYQFKRTSKKTEYNFSSKYQNPVALEMQIPVNYSNIKSVKVNGKNVDWKVKPNSILQPIIQFETPKGKDFKIEINSLGEEIKNEQTDFKNYISENLQLNFDSKKKIKDILDPQELVKNRNGNQFNLIQEERKGTFFVQVEQNGTTWWQPVNVDIRFPLETKWVNKKLQIQSKSSNPINGKLNISGLNKTFSIQKNQSVSIEIPSNYLSKGTNSIELEYNGIKQNIEITDWEIENQGQFNTISLASKYNEKVTEIFNQKYLSPRLKVPTLQLPWQGIGNWCYPLITAQIDDSGLMNKRKNNKVDFLGIPFLIDKTDKNIAFASQWDNYPDLIEIPLNGKGKKIYFLMAGSTNPMQSQIVNGTITVQYVDGSTSKLELKNPVNWWPIEQDLFDDNFAFEIPDDKIPYRVKLKTGELYKGGTLSKYSSIKGFTDRQVDGGAATILDLPINPNKELKSVKLTAVSNDVVIGIMSATVLR, via the coding sequence ATGCGAAGGAAAACCATTTTCGCCGGACTCATCGTTTTATCGGCACTCTCCCATTCTTTTGCCCAGTCGAAACACTGGCAGAACAAAGAACGTGAGCTGCATTATAAAGAAGACAAAGGTGATTTTTTATTGGTCAACGGAAAATACCGTTTCAATCGAGCTTTGTATGGCGACAACCGTGCATCGAGAGTTGAAGCGGGAGATTTGCCGGAATTTGCATTGTATCTTCCTGGAATGGGCGGAAATCTTCAGTTTATCATTCAGAAAGGAAATTCAATTAAAAAATTAATTAATGCTGATAAGATTGAAACCCGTTATCGGCCAGGTTCGATGCTGTATGAAATCAAAGACCCAATTCTTGGAAAAGGAAGTTTGAAACTGACCGTCTTGACACAAGCTAAAGAAGAAGGTTTGGTGGTGAAAATGGAAACTGTCAATATAGATTCGTCAACAAAAATCTATGCAGTTTACGGCGGTGCAAGCGGAACAACTTTCAGCAGAAATGGCGACATTGGTGCAGACCCGGAATCCGGATTTTATCTATTGCCGGAATATTGTAGGATTAATGAATATAAGATTAGGAAAAATCAATTTCAACTAAATTATCCAAACAAGAAAAAAGAAATTCAAACCATTAACGGGGGTTTTTCAAATGTAAATTCTCTTCAACTGACAGATGCAAAAACTTTAGAAAATCTTGAGAAGTTCACGCAAAATAAAAATGAAGAATCTCCAATTGTCTATGCCTCTTATTCTTCACAAAGCCAACCTATTTATATCCAGATTGCCAAAGGAATATTATCCAAAAACTTTTCATATGAAGATTTAAAAAACATCTTTAATGAAGCTGAAAAATCACGTTTAACATTAACCAATCGAATTCAGTTAAAAACTCCGGATGCAGATTTGAATAATTTCGGAGCCAATTTAGCGGTTGCCGCAGACGGAATTTGGGAAAGTCCGACTTTCCTTCACGGCGCAGTTGCCTGGAGAATGCGGTTGAATGCTTGGCGAGGAGCTTACACAGCAGATGCATTGAGTTGGCACGACAGAGCAAAAGAACATTTTGAAAGTTATGCCAATTCTCAGGTTTTAAAACCCGATTTTGCGCCTGTAGAAATGGATACGATGCGTCATCTTGCCCGTCACGAAGAGAAAATGGGTACTTCGGTTTTTTCGAGCGGATATATTTCCAGAAATCCGAACGACAACACAAAACCGCATCATTATGATATGAATCTGGTGTTTTTTGACCAGCTATTTTCGCATTTCAATTACACGGGAGACAAAGAATTTTTGAAAAAAAAGTGGCCAACGCTGGTTCGTCATATGGATTGGGAAAAACGAAATTTCAAACGTGGCGATTTGTACGATGCGTATGCTGCTATTTGGGCGAGCGATGCGCTTCAGTATTCGGGTGGAAAAGTGACGCACACTTCGGCGTATAATTACAGAGCCAACCGTGAAATGGCGAAACTGGCGAAAATCATTGGCGAAAACCCTCAACCTTACGAGCAGGAAGCCGATGCGATTTTAAAGGCAATGAAAAATGAACTTTGGATTAAAAACAAAGGTTATTTTTCTGAATATAAAGATGCTTTAGGCAATCAAATCGTTCACGACAAACCGGGAGTCTGGTCGATTTATCACGTTTCAGACGCGTTTATTCTGAATGAATTTGAGAATTATCAGAACTTACAATACATTAATAATCACACACCGAAAATTCCGATTACAGTAAAAGGTGCGGCTCATAAAGACTATTATACTTTAGCGACCACCAACTGGCAACCTTACGATTGGTCGATCAACAATGTGGCGTTGGCGGAAAACTTACAAACCGCTTTGGCGTACTGGCAAGCCGGAAGAAATGAAGATGCGTACCAACTTTGGAAAGGAAATCTGGTTGAATCAATGTACTACGGCATTAGTCCGGGGAATTTTGAACAGCTTTCTCATTACGATGCATTTCGTGGAGAATTGTACAGAGATTTCGCCGACCCAATTGGTGTGGCTTCAAGAACTTTAACAGAAGGACTTTTCGGTGTTTATCCAAATTTGTTGGAAAATAAAATCAGCATCAAACCAGGTTTTCCGAAAGACTGGAATTCTGCCGAACTGAAACTTCCGGATTGGGAGTATCAGTTTAAAAGAACTTCGAAGAAAACTGAATATAATTTTAGTTCAAAGTATCAGAATCCTGTAGCTTTAGAAATGCAGATTCCTGTGAATTATTCCAATATCAAATCGGTTAAAGTAAATGGTAAAAATGTAGATTGGAAAGTTAAACCAAATTCTATTTTACAACCCATTATTCAGTTTGAAACGCCAAAAGGAAAAGATTTTAAAATTGAAATCAATTCTTTAGGTGAAGAAATTAAAAATGAGCAAACCGATTTCAAAAATTATATTTCTGAAAATCTTCAATTGAATTTTGATTCAAAAAAGAAAATTAAAGATATTCTTGACCCGCAGGAATTAGTTAAAAATCGAAACGGAAATCAGTTCAATTTAATTCAGGAAGAAAGAAAAGGAACTTTTTTTGTGCAAGTTGAGCAAAACGGAACCACTTGGTGGCAACCTGTGAATGTAGATATCCGTTTTCCTTTGGAAACAAAATGGGTTAATAAAAAGCTGCAAATTCAATCTAAATCATCGAATCCAATTAATGGAAAATTGAATATTAGTGGTTTAAATAAAACTTTCAGTATTCAAAAAAATCAAAGTGTATCAATTGAAATTCCATCAAATTATTTAAGTAAAGGAACCAATTCTATTGAGCTTGAATACAACGGAATCAAACAAAATATTGAAATCACGGATTGGGAAATTGAAAATCAAGGTCAGTTCAACACTATTTCATTAGCTTCAAAATACAATGAAAAAGTGACTGAGATTTTCAATCAGAAATATCTTTCGCCAAGACTAAAAGTCCCTACGCTGCAACTTCCGTGGCAGGGAATCGGAAACTGGTGCTATCCGCTGATTACCGCACAAATTGATGACAGCGGATTGATGAATAAAAGAAAAAATAACAAAGTTGACTTTCTCGGAATTCCTTTTTTAATTGATAAAACGGATAAAAATATTGCCTTTGCAAGTCAGTGGGACAATTATCCTGATTTAATTGAAATCCCTTTGAATGGAAAAGGAAAGAAAATTTATTTTTTAATGGCTGGCTCTACCAATCCGATGCAGTCGCAAATTGTAAATGGAACAATTACGGTTCAATATGTTGACGGTTCAACTTCTAAATTGGAATTGAAAAATCCAGTGAATTGGTGGCCGATTGAGCAGGACTTGTTTGATGATAATTTTGCTTTTGAAATTCCGGATGATAAAATTCCGTACCGTGTAAAATTGAAAACCGGAGAATTATATAAAGGAGGTACCTTGAGCAAATATTCGAGCATCAAAGGATTTACTGACCGTCAGGTTGATGGTGGAGCTGCAACGATTTTAGATTTGCCAATAAATCCGAATAAAGAATTAAAATCTGTGAAATTAACAGCAGTGAGCAATGATGTGGTGATTGGAATAATGAGCGCGACGGTTTTGAGATAG
- a CDS encoding GntR family transcriptional regulator: protein MAETFEIYINEHSRVPKYKQIVDSILNGIDGGEIQIGEKIPSINELSESCFLSRDTVEKAYKELRKRQIIESVKGKGYYISRVNKNDIINIFFLINKPSTYKMMIYNYFVNAIGSKGNVEMYIYHCDETLFINSLKKNIGGFDYYVIMPHFRDEQSKHTSSTQEVIDMIEKIPKNKLLILDNTKPNISGEYGSIFQDFEHDIYDALKEGLDKIRKYEKIILVYPDKSIHPYPFRIVRGFENFCRDFKLDYEILDEIYPDMELQKDIFITIRERDLVNLVKQVRQNNLKLGEDIGIISYNETPLKELLGITVITTDFKAMGESAAYMILKNKKESVNNVFKFIQRDSL from the coding sequence ATGGCAGAAACATTCGAAATTTACATTAATGAACATTCAAGAGTGCCGAAATACAAGCAGATTGTAGATTCTATTCTGAATGGAATTGATGGCGGAGAGATCCAGATCGGAGAAAAAATCCCTTCCATCAATGAGCTTAGTGAATCCTGTTTTCTTTCACGAGATACAGTAGAAAAAGCCTACAAAGAGCTGAGGAAAAGACAAATCATCGAATCTGTAAAAGGCAAAGGATATTACATTTCCCGTGTGAATAAAAATGATATCATTAATATCTTCTTTCTGATTAACAAACCGAGCACTTATAAAATGATGATCTATAATTATTTCGTCAATGCAATCGGTTCCAAAGGCAATGTGGAGATGTACATCTACCATTGTGATGAGACACTTTTCATCAATTCACTAAAGAAAAATATTGGCGGATTCGATTATTATGTGATTATGCCCCACTTCCGCGACGAGCAGTCAAAACATACGAGCTCCACACAGGAAGTGATCGATATGATCGAAAAAATCCCGAAGAATAAACTATTGATACTGGATAATACAAAGCCTAATATTTCAGGAGAATACGGCTCCATTTTTCAGGACTTTGAACATGATATTTATGACGCTTTGAAGGAAGGTCTGGATAAAATCAGGAAATACGAAAAAATTATCTTGGTATATCCTGATAAATCGATTCATCCCTATCCTTTCCGTATTGTCCGTGGTTTTGAGAATTTTTGCAGGGATTTTAAACTGGACTATGAAATTCTGGATGAAATCTATCCTGATATGGAATTACAGAAAGATATTTTTATTACCATTCGCGAACGCGATCTGGTGAATCTAGTAAAACAGGTAAGACAAAATAATTTAAAATTAGGCGAGGATATCGGAATTATTTCCTACAACGAAACCCCATTGAAAGAACTACTGGGAATTACGGTAATTACTACAGATTTTAAAGCAATGGGTGAATCTGCAGCCTATATGATTTTAAAAAATAAAAAGGAATCCGTGAATAATGTATTCAAATTTATTCAAAGGGATTCTTTATAG
- a CDS encoding nuclear transport factor 2 family protein produces MIKKLIFATIFMLAFTVSAQKIDDKEAVAAVAEKLRLAMISGEKSDLESLILPELTYGHSGGHIDDAKEFVEKLVSKKSDFLTIDITNQTVNIVGNTAIVRHHFYATTADAGKAPGDVTLDILLVWVKVKNDWKLLARQAVKAEKKK; encoded by the coding sequence ATGATTAAAAAATTAATTTTCGCCACGATTTTTATGTTGGCATTCACTGTTTCCGCACAAAAAATAGATGATAAAGAAGCAGTAGCTGCCGTTGCCGAAAAATTAAGATTAGCGATGATAAGCGGAGAAAAGTCTGATTTGGAATCTTTGATTTTACCGGAATTAACATACGGACATTCGGGAGGTCATATTGATGATGCCAAAGAATTTGTAGAAAAACTGGTAAGCAAAAAGTCTGACTTTTTAACGATTGATATTACGAACCAAACAGTGAATATTGTCGGAAATACAGCAATTGTTCGCCATCATTTTTATGCAACGACTGCTGATGCAGGAAAAGCTCCCGGTGATGTAACACTGGATATTTTATTAGTTTGGGTTAAAGTGAAAAACGACTGGAAATTGTTGGCGAGACAGGCCGTGAAAGCAGAAAAAAAGAAATAG
- a CDS encoding alpha-hydroxy acid oxidase: protein MSFPFDTRYASLELLIERAQKRMPRFAFEYLDGGCNENINRDRNTNELREVLLRPRYLNNNFAEANMETELFGVKYSAPFGISPVGLQGLMWPNAPEILAKAAFKHNIPFILSTVTTSSIERIAELTEGKAWYQLYHPREEWLRNDILDRCEASGYDVLCVLSDVPTFGYRAKEIRNGLAMPPQLNFRNVSQALVKPQWCLEMLKHGIPSFKTMEKYMDKNMNVKQLGQFMNSTFSGRLNSDRIKAIRDKWKGKLVIKGVASDEDAEEAVRLGFDGMIISNHGGRQLDAGESTIAVVKEISEKYKDQIKIMMDSGVRTGPDVARALSCGAEFTFMGRTFMYAVGALGDKGGDHIIEMLKMQFRQVMEQLCCERTEDLQKFRVK from the coding sequence ATGTCATTTCCATTTGATACCCGTTACGCTTCTCTTGAATTACTGATTGAAAGAGCTCAGAAAAGGATGCCCCGTTTCGCCTTTGAATATTTAGATGGAGGTTGTAATGAAAACATCAACAGAGACCGCAATACAAATGAATTGAGAGAAGTTTTGCTCCGTCCGCGTTATTTGAATAATAATTTTGCGGAGGCCAATATGGAAACCGAATTATTCGGCGTAAAATATTCTGCTCCTTTCGGAATTTCTCCCGTTGGCTTGCAGGGATTGATGTGGCCAAACGCTCCGGAAATTCTGGCAAAAGCTGCTTTTAAACATAACATTCCTTTTATTTTAAGTACAGTGACAACGAGCAGCATCGAAAGAATTGCGGAGTTAACAGAAGGAAAAGCCTGGTATCAGTTGTATCATCCTAGAGAAGAGTGGCTGCGTAATGATATTCTTGATCGTTGCGAAGCTTCAGGGTATGATGTACTGTGTGTGTTATCAGATGTTCCGACTTTCGGCTATAGAGCCAAAGAGATCCGAAATGGTTTAGCAATGCCGCCTCAGTTGAATTTCAGAAATGTTTCTCAGGCGTTGGTAAAACCTCAATGGTGTTTAGAAATGCTGAAACACGGTATTCCGAGTTTTAAGACCATGGAAAAATACATGGATAAAAACATGAACGTGAAACAGTTGGGCCAGTTCATGAATTCTACATTTTCAGGAAGATTGAATTCGGATAGGATCAAGGCAATCCGGGATAAATGGAAAGGGAAATTGGTGATTAAAGGCGTTGCTTCTGATGAAGATGCCGAAGAAGCCGTACGGTTGGGATTTGACGGGATGATTATCTCCAATCATGGAGGAAGACAGCTTGATGCCGGTGAATCTACAATTGCTGTGGTAAAAGAAATCAGTGAAAAATATAAAGATCAGATCAAAATCATGATGGACAGTGGAGTAAGAACCGGTCCGGATGTTGCCCGTGCTTTGAGCTGCGGTGCAGAATTTACCTTTATGGGAAGAACGTTTATGTATGCAGTCGGAGCATTGGGAGACAAAGGTGGAGATCACATCATTGAAATGCTTAAAATGCAATTCAGGCAGGTTATGGAGCAGCTTTGCTGTGAAAGAACGGAAGATTTGCAGAAGTTTAGGGTGAAATAA
- a CDS encoding FGGY-family carbohydrate kinase, whose protein sequence is MSKKKVTIVFDIGKTNKKFFLFDKNYKEVVREYTELPLTTDEDGYPTEDLAALQNWIKDNFNAILDDENFEVKAINFSTYGASFVHLDQKGNVLTPLYNYTKPMDREILDLFYEKHGSKLKIARETASPQAGMLNSGLQLFWLKYKHPEVFKKIRYSLHLPQYLSYLFTGICVSEFTSIGCHTNLWDYDKADYHDWVYEEEIDALLPPIVPTSASINTSYRNKKIKIGVGIHDSSSALLPYILSKKEPFLLLSTGTWSISLNPFSDESLTDEDIENNCLNYMRIDGKRVKASRFFMGNEYKIQVEKLCAHYGKEYGFHREVQFDQDLYLRLMKHKAVYFRFEGIILKRKMISATDLNSFATFEEAYHQLMIELMDLQIHTIKNAIGNSDIKTIYIDGGFTDNDVFMKLMSHHFQDYHVMSTHSPLGSALGASMVISNKKIDDTFLQQHYQMKVLQPLILNV, encoded by the coding sequence ATGTCTAAAAAAAAGGTAACCATCGTATTTGATATTGGAAAGACCAATAAAAAATTCTTTTTATTTGATAAAAATTATAAAGAGGTCGTTCGTGAGTACACAGAACTGCCGCTCACAACCGATGAAGATGGCTATCCGACAGAAGATCTTGCAGCCTTACAAAACTGGATTAAAGATAATTTTAATGCCATTTTGGATGATGAAAATTTTGAAGTAAAAGCCATCAATTTTTCAACCTACGGAGCGAGTTTTGTACATCTGGACCAGAAAGGAAATGTTCTGACACCGTTGTACAATTACACCAAACCGATGGATCGGGAAATTCTTGATCTGTTTTACGAAAAACACGGAAGCAAGCTGAAAATTGCCCGTGAAACGGCTTCTCCTCAGGCCGGAATGCTGAACTCAGGATTGCAATTATTCTGGTTAAAATATAAACATCCTGAAGTATTTAAAAAGATCCGTTACAGCCTTCATCTACCTCAGTATTTATCCTATTTGTTTACCGGAATTTGCGTGTCGGAATTTACTTCCATAGGCTGCCACACCAATTTGTGGGATTATGACAAAGCCGATTATCATGACTGGGTATACGAAGAAGAAATCGATGCCTTATTGCCACCGATTGTACCGACTTCTGCGAGCATCAATACTTCTTACAGAAATAAGAAAATTAAAATAGGTGTTGGAATTCACGATAGTTCTTCAGCGCTTTTACCCTATATTTTAAGTAAAAAAGAACCGTTTTTATTGCTCTCTACAGGAACCTGGAGTATCTCTTTAAATCCGTTTAGTGATGAAAGCTTAACTGATGAAGATATTGAAAACAATTGCCTGAATTATATGCGAATCGATGGAAAGCGAGTAAAAGCCTCCCGTTTTTTCATGGGTAACGAATACAAAATTCAGGTGGAGAAACTGTGTGCTCATTACGGTAAAGAATATGGTTTCCACAGGGAAGTTCAGTTTGATCAGGATTTATACCTTCGTTTAATGAAGCACAAAGCAGTATATTTCCGTTTTGAAGGCATTATACTGAAGCGTAAAATGATAAGTGCAACAGATTTAAACTCTTTTGCTACCTTTGAAGAAGCTTATCATCAATTAATGATCGAATTAATGGATTTACAGATTCATACCATTAAAAATGCGATTGGAAACTCAGATATCAAAACCATTTATATCGATGGCGGATTCACCGATAATGATGTATTCATGAAGCTGATGTCTCACCATTTCCAGGATTATCATGTGATGTCTACACATTCTCCTTTGGGTTCTGCACTGGGAGCTTCCATGGTGATTTCGAATAAGAAAATCGACGATACTTTTTTGCAGCAGCATTATCAGATGAAAGTACTTCAACCTTTAATTCTTAATGTATAA
- a CDS encoding sugar isomerase, with product MIIEKDIIEQNNKSEVENFNSDFAYLSDKLTKTGVNVAEIVNKIADFQVAIPSWALGAGGTRFGRFSYGGEPATLEQKLDDVGLIHALTHSAGAVSLHIPWDIPDDVKAIKEKAASHGLVFDAMNSNTFQDQPDAKHSYKFGSLNSVNEDSRAYAVGHNKEVIRIGKELDSKSLTVWLADGASFPGQLNFQTALSKTEQSLKEIYAGMPEDWKLFIEYKPYEPNFYSTTIQDWGTSFMLANACGERAYTLVDLGHHLPNSNIEQIVATLMYKGKLGGFHFNDSKYGDDDLTVGSIKPYALFLIFNELVYGIENNPQNPYPAWMIDASHNIKDPLEDLIQSLEAILIAYAQALLVDQKALKDAQLNNDVVRAQEILQNAYRTDVRPLLRAARLQTGAALDPIAAYRNLKVRENLISERGLNVKATGL from the coding sequence ATGATTATAGAAAAAGATATCATTGAACAAAATAATAAAAGCGAGGTTGAAAACTTCAATTCAGACTTCGCTTATTTATCAGATAAACTAACAAAAACAGGAGTAAATGTTGCTGAAATCGTCAATAAAATTGCCGATTTTCAGGTAGCTATTCCGAGTTGGGCATTAGGAGCAGGAGGAACCCGTTTCGGAAGATTTTCTTACGGAGGAGAACCTGCTACTTTAGAACAAAAGCTTGATGATGTTGGATTAATTCATGCTTTGACACATTCTGCGGGAGCAGTTTCATTACATATTCCATGGGATATTCCGGATGATGTGAAAGCAATCAAAGAAAAAGCCGCTTCTCACGGACTTGTTTTTGATGCGATGAATTCCAATACATTCCAGGATCAGCCGGATGCAAAACATTCATATAAATTTGGATCGTTAAATTCCGTAAATGAAGATTCAAGAGCGTATGCTGTGGGACATAATAAAGAAGTGATCAGAATCGGGAAAGAATTGGATTCAAAAAGCTTAACCGTTTGGTTGGCTGATGGAGCTAGTTTCCCTGGGCAATTGAATTTCCAGACCGCTTTGTCAAAAACTGAACAGAGCTTAAAAGAAATCTATGCAGGAATGCCGGAAGACTGGAAATTATTCATCGAATATAAGCCTTACGAGCCTAATTTCTATTCAACAACGATCCAGGATTGGGGAACGTCTTTCATGTTGGCAAATGCCTGTGGGGAAAGAGCGTACACATTGGTAGATTTGGGACACCATTTACCCAATTCAAACATCGAACAAATTGTTGCAACCTTAATGTATAAAGGAAAACTAGGTGGTTTTCATTTTAACGACAGCAAATATGGAGATGATGATTTAACCGTAGGTTCTATCAAGCCTTATGCGTTATTCTTAATCTTTAACGAATTGGTATACGGAATCGAGAATAACCCTCAAAATCCTTATCCGGCTTGGATGATCGACGCAAGTCATAACATCAAAGATCCGTTGGAAGACCTGATCCAGTCTTTAGAAGCGATTTTAATTGCTTATGCGCAGGCACTTTTAGTAGATCAGAAAGCATTGAAAGATGCTCAATTGAATAATGACGTTGTTCGTGCGCAGGAGATTTTACAAAACGCGTACAGAACAGACGTTCGTCCGTTACTAAGAGCTGCAAGATTACAGACGGGTGCAGCACTGGATCCGATCGCAGCTTACAGAAACCTTAAAGTAAGAGAAAATTTAATCTCTGAAAGAGGCCTGAATGTAAAAGCGACGGGATTATAA
- a CDS encoding bifunctional aldolase/short-chain dehydrogenase yields the protein MEKVKTFKYVDYLWDENKAAALGDDQVALFLYRSNILGADLRITNYGGGNTSCKTIEKDPLTNENVEVMWVKGSGGDIGTLTRKGIAGLYTERLRNLKNVYRGLADEDRMVGLFNHCIFDLDSKAPSIDTPLHGLLPFKHIDHLHPDALIAVAAAKDSEKITKEIWGDTMGWVPWQRPGFDLGLQLEKCLNDNPGIRGIVLGSHGLFTWGDTSYECYINSLEVIEMASEYIAKKIEENGQVFGGEKVESLSPVDRKIKAAQIMPLLRGLASSENRMVGHFTDSDTVLEFINSNDLDRLAPLGTSCPDHFLRTKIQPLILSLSPNEDLTDSAAVLNKLTPLFEQYREEYKEYYETCKHPNSPAMRDPNPVIIIYPGVGMFSFSKDKQTTRVASEFYVNAINVMRGAEAISEYTSLPRQEAFDIEYWLLEEAKLQRMPKEKPLSRKVAVVTGAGGGIGQAIADKMVQEGAVVVFTDLNQEVLDSVTAKYNKDQAVGVPCDVTNEQAIANAFKETVLAFGGVDIIIHSAGLAISKSLEDTTTKDWDLLEDVLVKGQFLMIKNGVEIIKKQGLGGDIVNIASKNGLVAGPNNVAYGTAKAAQQHMTRLLAAELATDKIRVNVVNPDGVIVGSKIWEGSWAEGRAKANGISVEELPAFYAKRNLLNEIILPEDIANGVFACVAILDKSTGNIINVDGGMANAFPR from the coding sequence ATGGAAAAAGTAAAAACATTCAAATACGTAGACTATCTATGGGATGAAAATAAGGCGGCGGCTTTAGGAGATGATCAGGTTGCTTTATTTTTATATCGTTCAAACATTCTGGGAGCTGATTTAAGAATCACGAATTATGGAGGAGGAAATACAAGTTGCAAGACCATAGAAAAAGATCCGCTAACTAATGAAAATGTTGAGGTAATGTGGGTGAAGGGTTCAGGTGGTGACATAGGAACTCTGACGAGAAAAGGAATTGCAGGTTTGTATACCGAAAGGCTACGAAACTTAAAAAATGTTTATCGGGGCTTAGCAGACGAAGACAGAATGGTAGGCCTATTCAACCATTGTATTTTCGATCTGGACAGCAAAGCGCCTTCTATTGATACACCTCTTCACGGGCTTCTTCCATTCAAACATATTGATCATCTTCATCCGGATGCTTTAATTGCAGTAGCTGCAGCAAAAGACAGTGAAAAAATCACAAAAGAAATCTGGGGAGATACCATGGGATGGGTTCCATGGCAACGTCCCGGTTTCGATTTAGGATTACAACTTGAAAAATGTTTAAATGATAATCCGGGGATCAGAGGAATCGTTTTAGGAAGTCACGGTTTGTTTACCTGGGGAGATACTTCTTACGAATGCTATATCAACAGCTTGGAAGTTATTGAAATGGCTTCTGAGTATATTGCTAAGAAAATCGAAGAAAACGGCCAAGTTTTCGGTGGTGAGAAAGTAGAATCTCTTTCTCCGGTTGACCGTAAGATCAAAGCGGCTCAGATCATGCCGTTGTTGCGTGGTTTAGCTTCTTCGGAAAATAGAATGGTAGGTCATTTTACAGACAGCGATACCGTTTTAGAATTTATTAACAGCAACGATTTGGATCGTTTGGCTCCATTGGGAACCTCATGTCCTGATCATTTTTTAAGAACGAAAATCCAGCCGTTGATCTTAAGCCTTTCCCCAAATGAAGATTTGACAGATTCAGCTGCAGTTTTAAATAAACTGACGCCGCTTTTCGAACAATATAGAGAAGAATACAAAGAATATTACGAAACTTGCAAGCATCCGAATAGTCCTGCAATGCGTGATCCGAATCCGGTGATCATCATTTATCCTGGAGTGGGAATGTTCAGTTTCTCAAAAGATAAGCAGACAACGCGGGTTGCAAGCGAATTTTATGTAAATGCAATTAATGTAATGCGTGGTGCTGAAGCAATTTCAGAATACACATCTTTGCCAAGACAGGAAGCTTTCGATATCGAATATTGGCTGCTGGAAGAAGCAAAACTTCAGAGAATGCCAAAAGAAAAACCATTGTCAAGAAAAGTCGCTGTCGTAACCGGAGCCGGAGGCGGAATCGGGCAGGCAATTGCTGATAAAATGGTTCAGGAAGGTGCAGTGGTAGTATTCACAGATTTAAATCAGGAAGTTTTAGACTCTGTAACGGCGAAATACAATAAAGATCAGGCTGTAGGGGTTCCGTGTGATGTAACGAACGAACAGGCAATCGCAAACGCCTTCAAAGAAACGGTTTTAGCTTTCGGTGGAGTAGATATCATTATTCATTCCGCAGGTTTGGCAATTTCTAAATCATTAGAAGATACTACAACAAAGGACTGGGATTTATTAGAAGATGTTTTGGTTAAAGGCCAGTTTTTAATGATTAAAAATGGTGTTGAAATCATCAAAAAACAAGGTTTAGGAGGAGATATTGTCAATATTGCAAGTAAAAATGGTTTAGTTGCAGGACCCAATAACGTAGCATACGGAACGGCAAAAGCGGCGCAACAACACATGACAAGATTATTGGCGGCAGAATTGGCGACTGATAAGATCAGAGTAAACGTTGTAAATCCGGACGGAGTTATCGTTGGAAGCAAAATCTGGGAAGGTTCTTGGGCAGAAGGCAGGGCAAAAGCCAACGGAATTTCAGTTGAAGAATTACCGGCATTTTATGCGAAAAGAAATTTACTGAACGAAATTATTCTTCCTGAAGATATTGCCAATGGAGTTTTTGCCTGTGTTGCCATTTTAGACAAGAGTACAGGAAACATCATCAATGTAGACGGCGGAATGGCAAATGCGTTCCCAAGATAA